The genomic interval TTCTATGAAAACTAGTAAAAATCTAGGAGATTTAGAACTCAACATTGCGAGCAGTCGCTTAGGGAAAAAAGTAATTAATTTTAAAAATGCCGCTTTTTCTTATCCTGACCGACCAATTTTTAAAGATTTTGAATTAATCGTTCAAGGGCATTCGCGCTTGGGGATTGTTGGTGATAATGGCGTCGGAAAATCGACCTTACTCAATATCATTGATGGTGAGCTAGCATTAACTGACGGGATTTTGGAAATTGGTGAAACAGTCAAAATTGGTTATTTCAGTCAAGAAATTCGTGGACTTGATGAAAATAAACGCATGATTAACTTTCTTGAAGAAGTTGCATCTGCTGCACATAACAGCAGCGGTGAAAATATTTCAATTGTTAATTTATTAGAGCAGTTTCTATTCCCAAGAAGTAGTCATGGAACACTGATTTCTAAACTTTCAGGTGGTGAGAAAAAACGACTCTATTTACTTAAAATTTTATTATTACAACCCAATGTGCTTTTGCTTGACGAACCAACCAATGACTTGGATATTGCAACCTTAACCGTGCTTGAAAATTTCCTAGGCTCTTTTCCGGGTGCTGTTTTGACAGTTTCTCATGACCGCTATTTCCAAGATAAAGTGAGCAACGAATTACTTGCCTTTGAAGATGGGCAAATTAATCATTATTTTGGTGCTTACAGTGACTATTTAGCTGTCAAAACGGAAGAAAAATCTGCTGACAAAGCTGTCAGTAAAATCGAAAGTCCAATAAGTACTGACAAAACTGAAAATACTGACAAAACGAAACTGACCTATATGGAAAAGAAAGAATGGGAAACCATTGAAAGTCAAATTGCTGAAATCGAAGAGCGAATTTCTGAGATTGACACAGAAATGAATGAAAATGGTTCAAATACAGAACTCCTACTGGATTTACAAAAAGAACTAGACAACAAAACAAAAGAACTTGAAGAAAAATATGAACGTTGGGAATATCTATCAGAAAGGGCTGACTAAAACATTATGACAACGCAAGAACTTATTGAAACCTTACAAAAATTTCCGGCAGAAGCAACTGTAAAAATCATTCAAAACGATATCAGTGGTGACCGATTT from Lactococcus lactis carries:
- a CDS encoding ABC-F family ATP-binding cassette domain-containing protein, whose amino-acid sequence is MADFIAQNLSKSVGEKTVFNKINFIIHDLDRIGLLGVNGTGKTTLLNVISGLSGFDGDRTPFDHPQNYKITYLTQEPDFNPKATILDTVLDDSLPQMRAIKNYEAALLDYENLAKLERAQSEMDALNAWQVEADVKTILTKLQLPDSATLIESLSGGQKRRVQLAQALVNDSDLLLLDEPTNHLDVETIAWLQNYLKNSRRTVLFVTHDRYFLDNVATRIFELEDAGLKEYQGNYQDYLAKKAEDEEREAAASHKAKQLYQSELTWIRKSPQARATKQQARIDRFEDLKDSMKTSKNLGDLELNIASSRLGKKVINFKNAAFSYPDRPIFKDFELIVQGHSRLGIVGDNGVGKSTLLNIIDGELALTDGILEIGETVKIGYFSQEIRGLDENKRMINFLEEVASAAHNSSGENISIVNLLEQFLFPRSSHGTLISKLSGGEKKRLYLLKILLLQPNVLLLDEPTNDLDIATLTVLENFLGSFPGAVLTVSHDRYFQDKVSNELLAFEDGQINHYFGAYSDYLAVKTEEKSADKAVSKIESPISTDKTENTDKTKLTYMEKKEWETIESQIAEIEERISEIDTEMNENGSNTELLLDLQKELDNKTKELEEKYERWEYLSERAD